The following proteins are co-located in the Halarcobacter sp. genome:
- the hemH gene encoding ferrochelatase has translation MKECKKALVLLNMGGARNKDELEMFLTNMFNDKNILTIKSDFFRSLIAKFIVSSRKDSAWKNYEEIGNRSPINPLTEKLVSKLNDEFEDICVVQVMRYTPPFASEVVKELEKKKVKEVILFPMYPQYSTTTTKSSVEDFIEYSKRKFHIEVIEPFYKNRIFNEAIIDTIKNSVENYKEYNLIFSAHGLPQKIVDKGDPYEKQINEHVDILSKILEEYNIDFKSISLAYQSKVGPMKWLEPSLDSELTKYRNQKVLIYPIAFLIDNSETDFELSIEYKEEADKIGVLDYKVCKCLNSDEKFIKAIKDIIKDK, from the coding sequence ATTAAAGAGTGTAAAAAAGCTTTAGTTTTATTAAATATGGGTGGAGCACGAAATAAAGATGAGCTAGAGATGTTTTTAACAAATATGTTTAATGATAAAAATATCTTAACTATAAAAAGTGACTTTTTTAGATCTTTAATTGCAAAATTTATTGTAAGTAGCAGAAAAGATTCAGCTTGGAAAAATTATGAAGAGATTGGAAATAGATCACCAATTAATCCCCTGACAGAGAAATTAGTTTCTAAATTAAATGATGAATTTGAAGATATATGTGTAGTTCAAGTTATGAGATATACTCCACCTTTTGCAAGTGAAGTTGTAAAAGAACTTGAAAAGAAAAAGGTAAAAGAGGTAATACTTTTTCCAATGTATCCTCAGTATTCAACCACAACAACTAAGTCTTCAGTTGAAGATTTTATTGAGTATTCAAAAAGAAAATTTCATATTGAGGTTATAGAGCCTTTTTATAAAAATAGAATATTTAATGAGGCTATTATCGATACTATTAAAAATAGTGTAGAAAACTATAAAGAGTATAATTTGATCTTTTCAGCACATGGTTTACCTCAGAAAATTGTAGATAAGGGAGATCCTTATGAAAAACAAATTAATGAACATGTTGATATTTTGTCAAAAATTTTAGAAGAATATAATATTGATTTCAAATCTATATCTTTGGCTTATCAATCTAAAGTAGGTCCTATGAAGTGGTTAGAACCCTCTTTAGATAGTGAATTAACTAAATATAGAAATCAAAAAGTATTAATATATCCAATTGCTTTTTTAATAGATAATTCAGAAACAGATTTTGAATTAAGTATTGAATATAAAGAGGAAGCTGATAAGATAGGAGTATTAGATTATAAAGTTTGTAAATGCTTAAACAGTGATGAAAAGTTTATTAAAGCGATAAAAGATATTATAAAAGATAAATAG
- a CDS encoding ElyC/SanA/YdcF family protein, producing MLFFIKKAVSLFIMPLSISLILFFFGLFFLFISKYKKAKLFISIGFVWLLLISYAPFANSLIKPLETKYKSYINIDSNIKYVLVLGNAHSTNSDISEVSQLSNTALKRLSEGIRIYKKLNSSKLIVSGYAGDDKLTPHALIAKNAAISLGVPIKDILTQEKAKDTIEEAEYLKKSIGDEKFILVTSASHMPRAIKIFKSEGLNPIPAPTEFSYKENIDYLTFPKVTYMNKTTLAFHEYIGTFWFEIVRLYRLYLN from the coding sequence ATGTTATTTTTTATTAAGAAAGCTGTTTCTTTATTTATTATGCCTTTATCTATCTCTCTTATATTGTTTTTCTTTGGACTATTTTTTCTTTTTATCAGTAAATATAAAAAAGCAAAACTCTTTATCTCAATAGGATTTGTTTGGCTACTTTTAATCTCATATGCGCCCTTTGCTAATAGTTTAATAAAACCTTTAGAGACTAAATATAAATCATATATCAACATAGATTCAAATATAAAATATGTATTGGTATTAGGGAATGCACATAGTACTAATTCTGATATTTCAGAAGTATCACAACTTTCTAATACGGCTTTAAAAAGATTATCTGAAGGTATTAGAATATATAAAAAGTTAAACAGTTCTAAACTAATTGTTTCAGGATATGCTGGAGATGACAAGTTGACTCCCCATGCACTAATTGCAAAAAATGCAGCTATTTCTCTAGGCGTACCAATCAAAGATATATTAACTCAAGAAAAAGCAAAAGATACAATTGAAGAAGCAGAATATTTAAAAAAATCTATAGGGGATGAAAAATTTATTTTAGTTACAAGTGCTTCTCATATGCCAAGAGCAATAAAAATCTTTAAATCAGAAGGTTTAAATCCAATTCCTGCACCAACTGAATTTTCTTATAAAGAAAATATAGATTATTTAACTTTCCCTAAAGTTACATATATGAACAAAACTACCCTTGCTTTTCACGAATATATAGGTACTTTTTGGTTTGAGATTGTAAGATTATATAGACTTTATCTAAATTGA
- a CDS encoding ferric reductase-like transmembrane domain-containing protein encodes MKRFLLIFLLLFPFFFIIYEVFFIKNVIDPIKYIYTYTGISATVLLFVTVSISLLKKWINLIKYRRIVGLMGFFYAFLHFLNFVIFDAQGDILFIINEIIDKPFIYLGIIAFLIILFMALTSTKKLFKRYVRYHKLVYISLILITIHFTMAQKSFVLLDLVFIIIILIIGYFKLLQYIIKKNNF; translated from the coding sequence ATGAAAAGATTTTTGCTAATATTTCTATTATTGTTTCCATTTTTTTTTATCATATATGAAGTATTTTTTATAAAAAATGTAATTGATCCCATCAAATACATATATACTTATACAGGTATAAGTGCAACAGTATTACTTTTTGTTACAGTAAGTATATCTTTGTTGAAAAAATGGATAAATCTTATTAAATATAGAAGAATAGTAGGTTTAATGGGCTTCTTTTATGCTTTTTTACATTTTTTAAATTTCGTTATTTTTGATGCACAGGGGGATATATTATTTATAATAAATGAGATTATTGATAAACCATTTATTTACCTTGGTATAATAGCTTTTTTGATAATACTATTTATGGCATTAACCTCTACAAAAAAATTATTTAAAAGATATGTTAGATACCATAAATTAGTCTATATATCACTTATTCTTATCACTATACATTTTACAATGGCACAAAAGTCTTTTGTTTTATTAGATTTGGTTTTTATAATAATTATTCTGATAATTGGATATTTCAAACTTTTGCAATATATTATTAAAAAAAATAATTTTTGA
- a CDS encoding iron chelate uptake ABC transporter family permease subunit, which produces MFEALQYDFIQNALISGILVSIAAGIIGSLVVANKITFLAGGIAHSSYGGIGLAIFLGIPILFGATVFAVATAIIISALTLKNRNRIDAIIGIMWAFGMAIGIIFVDLTPGYNVDLMSYLFGSIIAVSNDDIIYLTILDIFIIGLVILFYKQILAVSYDSEFALLRGINVKFFYTLILILAGLSVVGAIKVVGLILVIALLTIPTYMAEIFVKKLSSMMILSALLATCFTLIGLAISYYFDISSGASIIVVGVISLLISKLLGRK; this is translated from the coding sequence ATGTTTGAAGCTTTACAATATGATTTTATACAAAATGCTCTTATCTCAGGGATATTAGTATCTATCGCAGCTGGAATAATTGGTTCTTTAGTTGTGGCAAATAAGATTACTTTTTTGGCAGGGGGTATTGCCCATAGTTCTTATGGAGGAATAGGTCTTGCTATATTTTTAGGAATACCAATTTTATTTGGAGCTACAGTATTTGCAGTTGCTACTGCTATAATAATTTCTGCACTTACATTAAAAAATAGAAATAGAATTGATGCTATTATTGGTATTATGTGGGCTTTTGGAATGGCTATAGGTATTATATTTGTAGATTTAACACCAGGATATAATGTTGATTTGATGAGTTATCTCTTTGGTTCAATCATTGCTGTTTCAAATGATGATATAATATATCTTACTATATTAGATATTTTTATAATTGGATTAGTAATCCTTTTTTACAAGCAGATTTTGGCAGTATCTTATGATAGTGAATTTGCTTTGTTAAGAGGAATAAATGTAAAGTTTTTTTATACTTTAATTTTAATCTTAGCAGGTTTAAGTGTAGTTGGGGCTATAAAAGTTGTAGGACTTATTTTAGTTATAGCCTTATTAACAATTCCAACATATATGGCAGAAATTTTTGTAAAAAAATTATCTTCAATGATGATTTTAAGTGCATTATTAGCTACATGTTTTACTTTAATTGGTCTTGCAATTTCGTATTATTTTGATATAAGTTCGGGTGCAAGTATTATTGTTGTTGGTGTAATAAGTTTATTAATTTCAAAACTTTTAGGAAGAAAATGA
- the amrS gene encoding AmmeMemoRadiSam system radical SAM enzyme, producing MQYFKTSNTNPDKKTCLLCSYYCDLKEGQIGICGVNKNTGEKIECLVYGHISAFNIDPIEKKPLYHFLPNSKSLSLGTVGCNFHCNFCQNHGISQEKKIDKSNYISAKDVAQIAKQRLCKSISYTYNEPTIFYPFAKDIAIEAKKFGIKSVFVSNGFESKEIIDDMVGVIDAINVDLKSFNHKYYKSNLGGNLDQVLSNIIRLKKNKIWLEITTLLVPSKNDSEEEIRKIVKFIKDNLGVNTPWHISAFHPDYKELNLPRTSFEKLKMAYDIAKNEGLLYVYIGNIGFPNNTYCPKCNTKLISREYFNVLDNKLTSSFCPECNTKIDGIFEGE from the coding sequence ATGCAATATTTCAAAACCTCAAACACTAACCCCGATAAAAAAACTTGTCTTTTATGTTCATATTATTGTGATTTAAAAGAGGGACAAATTGGAATTTGCGGAGTTAATAAAAATACTGGTGAAAAAATTGAATGTTTAGTATATGGGCATATTAGTGCATTTAATATTGACCCAATAGAAAAAAAACCTCTTTATCATTTTTTACCCAATTCAAAATCACTATCACTTGGAACAGTAGGTTGTAATTTCCATTGTAATTTTTGTCAAAATCATGGGATTTCCCAAGAGAAAAAGATAGATAAATCAAATTATATATCTGCAAAAGATGTTGCACAAATAGCGAAACAAAGATTATGTAAATCTATATCTTATACATATAATGAACCAACAATTTTTTACCCCTTTGCAAAAGATATTGCAATTGAAGCAAAAAAGTTTGGTATAAAGTCAGTATTTGTAAGTAATGGCTTTGAAAGTAAAGAGATAATAGATGATATGGTTGGGGTTATTGATGCTATAAATGTTGATTTAAAATCTTTTAATCATAAATATTATAAATCAAACTTAGGTGGGAATTTAGATCAAGTTTTATCCAATATTATAAGATTGAAAAAGAATAAAATTTGGCTTGAGATCACAACACTTTTGGTACCTAGTAAAAATGATTCAGAAGAAGAGATTAGAAAGATTGTAAAATTTATAAAAGATAATTTAGGAGTTAATACTCCTTGGCATATTTCAGCTTTTCATCCGGATTACAAAGAGTTAAATCTTCCAAGAACCTCTTTTGAAAAGCTTAAAATGGCATATGATATTGCAAAAAATGAGGGTTTATTATATGTGTACATTGGTAATATAGGCTTTCCAAATAACACTTATTGCCCAAAATGTAATACTAAGTTAATTAGTAGAGAGTACTTTAATGTACTTGATAATAAATTAACATCGAGTTTTTGTCCAGAGTGTAATACAAAAATAGATGGAATATTTGAAGGAGAATAG
- the tpx gene encoding thiol peroxidase, which yields MATTNLKGNPVNLSGTEVNVGDKAPETSVVGQDLSDIKIGGKAQIIVVVPSLDTPVCAAETRKFNEEAAKTDAEVVVVSMDLPFAMGRFCTTEGIENLKVGSDFRNKDFANAYGVLIADGPLAGVTCRAIFVTDPQGVVTYKEICPEITEEPNYEAALAAIN from the coding sequence ATGGCAACAACTAATCTAAAAGGTAACCCAGTAAATCTATCTGGTACAGAAGTAAATGTAGGTGATAAAGCACCTGAAACAAGTGTTGTAGGACAAGACTTATCTGATATTAAAATTGGTGGAAAAGCACAAATTATAGTTGTAGTTCCGTCATTAGATACTCCTGTTTGTGCAGCAGAAACAAGAAAATTCAACGAAGAAGCAGCAAAAACTGACGCTGAAGTAGTAGTTGTGTCTATGGACTTACCATTTGCTATGGGAAGATTCTGTACAACAGAAGGGATTGAAAACTTAAAAGTTGGAAGTGATTTTAGAAATAAAGATTTCGCAAATGCATATGGTGTATTAATTGCTGATGGACCACTTGCAGGTGTTACTTGTAGAGCAATTTTTGTTACTGATCCACAAGGTGTTGTAACATATAAAGAGATTTGCCCAGAGATTACAGAAGAGCCAAATTATGAGGCTGCTTTAGCTGCTATTAATTAG
- a CDS encoding ATP-binding cassette domain-containing protein: MNTNDTVLKIEDLNFGYDKNKLIYKNFNLELKRGKLIAIVGSSGSGKSTLFELITKNLKPLNGTIDVKKISSIYQDPYSSFHPSFTIIEQINDVINFNKENIENEIEKNIKLLNLHKNFLYKRPHELSGGQLQRCSILRALLMKPDLLLVDEATSALDNIVAVDVMKLIVNQLNNCGILLITHDMSLAKWCSDELIDLNKIMEK, encoded by the coding sequence ATGAATACAAATGATACAGTATTAAAAATAGAAGATTTAAATTTTGGATATGATAAAAACAAGTTAATTTATAAAAATTTTAATTTAGAATTAAAAAGAGGAAAACTTATTGCCATTGTGGGTAGCAGTGGAAGTGGAAAGAGTACTCTTTTTGAATTAATAACAAAAAATTTAAAGCCATTAAATGGAACTATTGATGTAAAAAAAATAAGTTCTATCTATCAAGATCCATATAGTTCTTTTCATCCATCTTTTACAATTATAGAACAGATAAATGATGTAATAAATTTTAATAAAGAAAATATTGAAAATGAGATAGAAAAAAATATTAAATTATTAAATTTACATAAGAATTTTTTATATAAAAGACCACATGAATTAAGTGGAGGACAACTACAAAGATGTTCTATTCTTAGAGCACTTTTGATGAAACCAGATTTATTACTTGTAGACGAAGCAACATCAGCATTAGATAACATAGTTGCAGTTGATGTTATGAAACTAATTGTAAACCAACTAAATAACTGTGGAATTTTACTTATTACTCACGATATGAGTTTAGCTAAATGGTGTAGTGATGAGCTTATTGATTTAAATAAAATTATGGAGAAATAG
- a CDS encoding S1-like domain-containing RNA-binding protein, whose translation MNKKIELGTLNILKVNRVSEPGIYLISLDEEEVLLPNCYVTNQMQIGSELEVFIYTDSEDRLVATTLKPYAMKNDFSSLEVVDIAKFGAFLDMGLPKDLLVPKNRQKSTFQVGNRKVIQIVEDENTHRLIGTEKFLLEKTPNNLTKNDEVEILVYIKTPLGFKVIVNNKYEGLIYHNEIFEKVNIGDRKKAFVKYIRDDGKLDISLQKIGAKQSDENHNKVLEKLKENNGELSFTYKSDAQDIKEMFEMSKKAFKASLTKLLEDNKIELLETSIRLK comes from the coding sequence ATGAATAAAAAAATAGAATTAGGAACTTTAAATATCCTAAAAGTAAATAGAGTATCTGAACCAGGTATTTATTTAATATCTTTAGATGAAGAGGAAGTACTTCTTCCAAATTGTTATGTTACAAATCAAATGCAAATTGGTAGTGAACTAGAAGTGTTTATTTATACTGATAGTGAAGATAGATTAGTTGCAACAACTTTAAAACCATATGCAATGAAAAATGATTTTTCCTCTTTAGAGGTTGTTGATATAGCAAAATTTGGTGCATTTTTAGATATGGGTTTACCAAAAGATTTATTAGTGCCTAAAAATAGACAAAAATCAACATTTCAAGTAGGAAATAGAAAAGTAATTCAAATAGTTGAAGATGAGAATACCCATAGACTTATAGGAACAGAAAAATTTTTATTAGAAAAAACTCCAAATAATTTAACAAAAAATGATGAGGTAGAGATTTTAGTTTATATAAAAACTCCACTAGGGTTTAAAGTTATAGTAAATAATAAATATGAAGGTCTAATTTATCATAATGAGATTTTTGAAAAAGTTAATATAGGTGATAGAAAAAAAGCTTTTGTTAAATATATTAGAGATGATGGAAAATTAGATATATCTTTACAAAAAATTGGTGCAAAACAAAGTGATGAAAATCATAATAAAGTATTAGAAAAACTAAAAGAAAATAATGGAGAGTTAAGTTTCACATATAAAAGTGATGCCCAAGATATTAAAGAGATGTTTGAAATGAGTAAAAAAGCATTTAAAGCTTCACTTACAAAACTTTTAGAAGATAATAAAATAGAACTATTAGAAACATCTATTCGATTAAAGTAA
- the amrB gene encoding AmmeMemoRadiSam system protein B codes for MTSREMAVAGSFYPDSNKEINRFIEHFNKSFSIKEDKLKINPKAIISPHAGYIYSGFTANLAYNLSSSNNIKRVIIIGPSHKVYLEGASIALYDNYKTPLGDLQIDFEYSNNLKNKFSFLDFNKEVHKEHSTETQAPFVKNYFKEAKVIEIVYGKLDFNQLSLLIDELLFDKDNFIVISTDLSHFYTLEEAKKLDNICLNAIANKDLNMFDKGCEACGKVGVKAMIKSAIKYNLDTKLLYYCTSYDRTKDDKSVVGYASALIGEKI; via the coding sequence ATGACTAGTAGAGAGATGGCCGTAGCAGGTAGCTTTTATCCAGATAGTAATAAAGAGATAAATAGATTTATTGAACATTTTAATAAAAGTTTTAGTATTAAAGAAGATAAGCTAAAAATAAATCCTAAAGCTATAATCTCTCCTCATGCAGGATATATTTATAGTGGTTTTACTGCCAATTTAGCATACAATCTTTCATCAAGTAATAATATTAAAAGAGTGATTATAATTGGACCCTCACACAAAGTTTATCTTGAAGGTGCTTCTATTGCATTATATGATAATTACAAAACACCTTTAGGTGATCTACAGATAGATTTTGAGTATTCAAATAATTTAAAAAACAAATTTAGTTTTTTAGATTTTAATAAAGAGGTTCATAAAGAACACTCTACAGAAACTCAAGCTCCTTTTGTAAAAAACTATTTCAAAGAAGCAAAAGTTATAGAGATAGTTTATGGTAAGTTAGATTTTAATCAATTATCACTACTAATAGATGAATTACTTTTTGATAAAGATAATTTTATAGTTATTAGTACTGATTTAAGTCATTTTTATACACTTGAAGAGGCAAAAAAGTTAGATAATATATGTCTTAATGCAATTGCAAATAAAGATTTAAATATGTTTGATAAAGGTTGTGAAGCATGTGGAAAAGTGGGTGTGAAGGCCATGATAAAATCTGCTATTAAATATAATTTAGATACGAAACTTTTATATTATTGCACAAGTTATGATAGAACAAAAGATGATAAAAGCGTAGTTGGTTATGCTTCTGCCTTGATTGGGGAAAAAATTTAA
- a CDS encoding ABC transporter ATP-binding protein, with product MNKLIEIKNISYSYDTSSVLENINLDILENDFLAIIGPNGGGKSTLLKLILGLLKTKSGIITKGLKNDLIGYVPQNTNLNTDFPITALEVVLMGHKITKKKLFGYSKEDISCAMDSLKKVDMENFANSKIGDLSGGQRQRVFIARALCTNPKIMLLDEPTASIDVKGQKEIYELLKQLNKTISIVVVSHDISILLNYAKNVAHINKRLVYHHLKNNTSNTVDIDKEHLCEVELLSALGKTEICCNHTHN from the coding sequence ATGAATAAATTAATAGAAATTAAAAATATCTCATATAGTTATGATACATCAAGTGTTTTAGAAAATATAAATTTAGATATTTTAGAAAATGATTTTTTAGCTATTATTGGTCCAAATGGTGGAGGTAAATCAACACTGTTAAAACTAATTTTAGGATTATTAAAAACAAAAAGTGGAATTATCACTAAAGGTTTAAAAAATGATCTAATAGGTTATGTTCCTCAAAATACAAATTTGAATACTGATTTTCCTATAACTGCTTTAGAAGTAGTTTTAATGGGACATAAAATTACAAAGAAAAAATTATTTGGTTACAGTAAAGAAGATATCTCTTGTGCTATGGATTCTTTAAAAAAAGTTGATATGGAAAATTTTGCAAATAGCAAAATAGGAGATTTAAGTGGAGGTCAAAGACAAAGAGTTTTTATTGCACGTGCACTTTGTACAAATCCTAAAATAATGCTTTTAGATGAGCCCACTGCAAGTATTGATGTAAAAGGACAAAAAGAGATATATGAACTACTTAAACAGTTAAATAAAACTATATCAATAGTTGTAGTAAGTCATGATATTTCAATTTTATTAAATTATGCAAAAAATGTTGCCCATATTAATAAAAGATTAGTTTATCATCATTTAAAAAATAACACTAGCAACACTGTTGATATAGATAAAGAGCATCTTTGTGAAGTTGAACTTCTTTCAGCTCTTGGCAAAACAGAAATATGTTGTAACCATACACACAATTAG
- the msrP gene encoding protein-methionine-sulfoxide reductase catalytic subunit MsrP gives MNILKKPSWYISENEVTPKEIFDKRRDFLKLGAASLVATSSVIELFAKESLPLKNLNYLEDKNPDKLELNSYEQITSYNNFYEFTTSKEGVKPLSKTLNTNSWDIIVDGLVEKEMIIRFDDLLKNFQLEERIYRFRCVEGWSMVVPWIGFKLSDFIKYVKPLSKAKYIRFETLFDDEMFPDQARGFFSTISYPYVEGLRLDEAMNDLTILAVGLYGSSMPKQNGAPIRLIVPWKYGFKSIKSIARVSFVEEEPLNSWQKENPREYGFYANVNPNVDHPRWSQKKERVLGKFFKQDTLMFNGYQKEVASLYANMDLKKYF, from the coding sequence ATGAATATATTAAAAAAACCTTCATGGTATATAAGTGAAAACGAAGTTACTCCCAAAGAGATTTTTGATAAAAGAAGAGATTTTTTAAAGTTAGGTGCTGCTTCTTTAGTTGCAACATCATCAGTTATAGAACTGTTTGCAAAAGAATCTCTACCCTTAAAAAATCTAAATTATCTTGAGGATAAAAATCCAGATAAATTAGAATTGAATAGTTATGAACAAATAACTTCATATAACAATTTTTATGAGTTTACAACAAGTAAAGAGGGCGTAAAGCCTTTATCTAAAACTTTGAATACAAACAGTTGGGATATTATAGTAGATGGCTTAGTAGAAAAAGAGATGATTATTAGATTTGATGATTTATTAAAAAACTTTCAATTGGAAGAAAGAATTTATAGGTTTAGATGTGTTGAAGGTTGGTCCATGGTTGTACCTTGGATTGGATTTAAGTTATCTGATTTTATTAAATATGTAAAACCTCTTTCAAAAGCAAAATATATTAGATTTGAAACATTATTTGATGATGAGATGTTTCCAGACCAAGCAAGAGGTTTTTTCTCTACTATATCTTATCCTTATGTTGAAGGATTACGTCTAGATGAAGCGATGAATGATTTGACAATATTAGCAGTTGGACTTTATGGTTCATCTATGCCAAAACAAAATGGAGCTCCTATTCGACTAATAGTTCCTTGGAAATATGGGTTTAAATCTATAAAATCTATAGCAAGAGTTAGTTTTGTAGAAGAGGAACCATTAAACTCATGGCAAAAAGAAAATCCAAGAGAGTATGGTTTTTATGCAAATGTAAATCCAAATGTTGATCATCCAAGATGGAGTCAAAAAAAAGAAAGAGTCTTGGGAAAATTTTTCAAACAAGATACTTTGATGTTTAATGGATATCAAAAAGAGGTTGCATCATTATATGCAAATATGGATTTAAAAAAATATTTCTAA
- a CDS encoding c-type cytochrome translates to MKKIVLGTILAAASLMAANYATCATCHGATAEKPALGKSQVIKGWPVEKTVAALKGYKDGSYGGAMKGVMKGQVARLSDADIEDLAKQIAAFK, encoded by the coding sequence ATGAAAAAAATTGTTTTAGGAACAATACTTGCTGCTGCATCTTTAATGGCTGCAAATTATGCTACATGTGCTACTTGTCATGGGGCAACTGCTGAAAAACCAGCATTAGGAAAATCTCAAGTAATTAAAGGTTGGCCAGTTGAAAAAACTGTTGCTGCACTTAAAGGTTATAAAGATGGTTCTTATGGTGGAGCTATGAAAGGTGTAATGAAAGGTCAAGTTGCAAGACTTTCAGATGCAGATATTGAAGATTTAGCTAAACAAATTGCTGCATTTAAATAA
- the ccoS gene encoding cbb3-type cytochrome oxidase assembly protein CcoS, translating to MINDTLFMMLVVGVILSFAVLGMFIWGAKGGQFDDSEKMMGGLLFDSTEDLNDAMKKEDKKKEAKKEVKKELKKSEPQE from the coding sequence ATGATAAATGATACTTTATTTATGATGTTAGTTGTTGGGGTAATATTATCTTTTGCAGTTCTAGGTATGTTTATTTGGGGTGCAAAAGGTGGTCAATTTGATGACAGTGAAAAGATGATGGGTGGTCTTCTTTTTGATAGTACAGAGGATCTAAATGATGCTATGAAAAAAGAGGACAAGAAGAAAGAAGCAAAAAAAGAGGTAAAAAAAGAGCTAAAAAAAAGTGAACCACAAGAGTAG
- the amrA gene encoding AmmeMemoRadiSam system protein A, with amino-acid sequence MDEKNKVLLELARKSIESVFDENIKIDKDTLLNKFTFLKEIEASFVTLTKDGQLRGCIGSLVAHRILLEDIIHNSKAAAFNDPRFTPLDKDEYKQIKVEISLLTKPELLKYSDFKDLEEKLIPNKHGVILELDGKRATFLPQVWEQLPNFNDFMVHLCRKAGLNPSSLSALPKIFIYEAIKIKED; translated from the coding sequence ATGGATGAAAAAAATAAAGTATTATTAGAACTTGCAAGAAAATCAATAGAATCAGTTTTTGATGAAAACATTAAAATAGATAAAGATACTTTATTAAATAAATTTACCTTTTTAAAAGAGATTGAAGCATCCTTTGTTACTTTAACAAAAGATGGACAATTAAGGGGCTGTATAGGTTCATTAGTTGCCCATAGAATCTTATTGGAAGATATTATTCATAATTCAAAAGCTGCAGCTTTTAATGATCCAAGATTTACCCCTTTAGATAAAGATGAGTATAAACAGATAAAAGTTGAGATTTCACTTTTAACAAAACCTGAACTTTTAAAATATAGTGATTTTAAAGACTTAGAAGAAAAACTAATTCCCAACAAACATGGTGTGATATTAGAACTTGATGGGAAAAGGGCAACTTTTCTACCACAAGTTTGGGAACAATTACCCAACTTTAATGACTTTATGGTTCATTTATGTAGAAAAGCTGGATTAAATCCCTCTTCTTTATCTGCTTTACCAAAAATTTTTATTTATGAGGCAATAAAAATAAAAGAGGATTAA